In Magallana gigas chromosome 1, xbMagGiga1.1, whole genome shotgun sequence, the sequence AACTGTTCTGAAATCAATGGAATTCAAGCGTCTGTCCGAATGTTTTAGGAATTTATTCTTCGAATTGACttcacaaaataaacaaaaataagatattaaGAACGGCCAAAATTTTTTTCccgaacaaaattaaattattttacgtTATACCGTTGTTTTATCTGATATGCTAAGTAACAGTGTAAACCATTGTATCACTTTTCTTGTACAGGGTGAGATTTGTACCCAGCCATGTGACGAGGGAACCTTTGGCGCAAATTGTGATTCAATCTGTAGTTGCTACAACAACGCGACCTGTGACCCCAAGGTTGGCACGTGTAACTGTGCAGCTGGGTACATCGGCGAAAAGTAGGTCATTATGGACagcattttttatacatatacatgtatacagtacatGGAAAGTTATTATACAACAATTTATTAAGAATCTTAGTTGAAAGAAAATGATCTTGTAcctttttcaaaaactatttgctTTCGTTATATAGATGTACGGAAGAGTGCCCCGTCGGATTTTACGGAGAGTTCTGCTCTAAAGAATGCAACTGTGAAAACGGTGGTACTTGTGATCACGTGACGGGCACCTGCCGCTGTGTACCAGGGTTTGTTGGACCCACTTGCGCCATACGAGGTCAGTTTGAACTCAGTTGAAGAAAATCATTACCCAAAATAATAATACACCTTCCCATAAAAAAGAATGTGTTTACCTTACATGACTATCAAAACTATAACAGCGACGTTTTGTCTTTATCTGACGgccattttgtttctttgtctTACACAGCCTGTGATGACTGGAAGTACGGAGATAACTGTAACATCCCGTGTCAGTGTAACACCACATATGCAGACAGGTGAGCTTATAAAatctcagaaaaaaataaacgaatTCTTTTTATATTGCAATAGTTGGAGGTAAAAAAGTCCTtgcttatttacatgtataactctTAATGGTACCCACGccttaaattaaattattgtgAACCGCTAAAACACCATCCAAATATAATGCTACTGTGTAAAATGGAGACTTTTCATGTAGACTTTCCAAAGACTCTgccaaaattgtaaacaaatccAAAATACATTCATTAAAGTATTTGACTTTTcgcatcattattttttttaatgttgttaGCTGTCATCCGGGTACAGGAGAGTGTGTCTGTAGCCCTGGTTACAGCGGGGTCACATGCAGTGAACCATGTCCGGCACCAAATTACGGAGACAAATGCGAGAAACAATGCGACTGCTTGAACGGCGCTCTTTGTCATCACGTGACCGGGGAATGTCAATGTGAGGAAGGATACACAGGTCAAAGGTCAGTTCGCACTACCGTTCAATCATCTACCGATGATTCCCAAGATTCACGATAACGCAATTTACTATGGCATTactaattaaatattttgtagtgAGTTCAAATCTTAGCTGATTTATGTACGGACTTTATTGGACATTTGTtaataatgaacattttaagTTATGatgtcattatttttgttttagatgtAATCAGACGTGCCCTCACGGTTGGTTTGGCAGAGACTGCTCTCAGATGTGTACCTGCCAAAATGGCGGCGTCTGCCATTTTCAAAATGGCTACTGTGACTGCGCACCAGGTAATTATCTACACCGAACCCTAAACCCTGAGCACGATTTTTTTCAGTTGGATTAGAAATTGCAGTACAGAAAATCGGTTTATTATTGCGAATTAATTCATTTGCACATTTCTTATTATCATATGTTGAAATTAGTTTATATTGTTGACCCAAAGATTAGAGAAGTGTTATTAAGATCCCCATAATTCCAAAACGCCTATAACATGctataatatgtatttttcttgATTGTAGGATTTATCGGTCTGCATTGTGAAAAACCATGTAGCGTTGGTTACTATGGTTACAACTGCACCCAGAAATGTGATTGTCTGAATGATGGGTATTGTAATCCTAGAAACGGCGAGTGTCTGTGTCGTCCGGGGTATGAAGGCCCGAAGTGCGAAAACCAGTGCAAGGTAAAAATTGCTCTAGACTCGGTGTGTATAAGTCGgtctggttaaagttttttgttaGGTTTTATTTTAGGCGTCACTTCCGGTTCATATTTTCTAGTCTGAATTTCTTAATGTCTACATTCATCTGGTATAATACTTCTTCATTCTTTTGTTTAgttatgtatttgttttttatgttggtattacaatttttttgttcaaattcttttaaaaatatacaaaaatttgtACATGCAAAACCGAaagatataatacatgtagacaTCAAGTGCTGTAAACTTAATGATGTAAAGGCTGATTTTTTgtcgtttttttttcagagatggACCTTTGGTAAAAAGTGTGGCCAGAGATGTGAATGTGACCCGGAGCACAGCTACGCTTGTGGGGGAGAGAACGGGGAGTGTTTCTGTGACCCCACGTGGTTTGGTGAGTGACCTTTTTTATGATATGTGTACAAGTAATACAAAGGAAGGTTTAAAACATAGATACTCTTAATAAAACAAggcatttgttttctttaaaaaaacccagatacgttttctttaaatgatattgtgatacacattttataatgcttaatgttttaaaatagtttatatTATGACTGATATGATTTTATTCGATCTGCATTAATGTATGAACCGGAATGTCagttaaacttttaataactttattaaaattgtatcatttaatttcgttattaaGGTGTGAATTGTAAGAGCAAATGCAAGGACGGTAGCTGGGGAGACAATTGTGATAAGAAATGCACGTGTTACAACAGAGGGTCATGTGACCAGGACACCGGAACTTGTATTTGTAGGCCCGGATATCAAGGCAGCGATTGTTCAAAAGGTATTGTCACTAAGCTCAGCATGTTCCAGAATATTAAGTGAAAGTGTATTAAATGTATTCAaagatgaaaaaagaaatttgtttaAAGACATATGAGAACAATTCTAATGAAATGTGATTTGTGATTTAAGCGATGAAAGGGAAAAAGAATTAACGGGAGATACAGTGTAACAAGGCTAGCAGCTTTGAGTGAAAACATCCTGTGTTGCGTCAATTTAGATTGTGAACAATTAATGAGCTAGCTGTGTGAAAGATTAATGAACTATTGCATAATAAATTACAATACCCGTTTTAAATGCtcatttatattcatcttttttttctcagCATGTAACGAGGGTTACTTTGGAAACAGCTGTCGATTCCAGTGTACATGTGCGACAAATCAGACCTGTGACCACGTGACTGGCCAGTGTATTTCACCCACGTGTCCGGCTGGGTTCACGGGACCCACGTGTCAACATCGTAAGAACTCTGTTTAGATAATCATAGCGAAATGCAAGACTGAATTCACATTGATCGTTAATTTCTTCACATTTAGTTAAAAATAGTTTGCACATCGCTTTTATAGAGTgttctcattttcatttaaattgaaTGCAATGATgccaaaaaaataatgattaatttttttttttattaattttttttaattttattcttattacAACCTGATTATTCCCGTgtctttgtttttcttcttattttttatcaaaggtGGGGGAAATCTGAATCgcattgtttgtaaaaaaaaaaaaaagcaagcaAAGATCACGTATTTGGTTAAATCGTCTCTTTTATGAACTACTGAAGCTATCTACTGGATCATAcgtttaaatatttaagtatGGAAGCACGTTTTTATTtggttatttctttgttttcagcCTGTCCCATGGATCGCTATGGAGTGCGTTGTAACGAGACATGCCCATTGTGTAAAAACCTCGGTGTCTGTCATCCCAAAAATGGCTCCTGTATTTGTTCCCCGGGATTCTTTGGTCCTCTGTGTGACAAAAGTGAGTCCTTCGATATTGATTTATATGATTGTTACTCTATTATTCatgtacagtttatctacactTTTGTTATCATAAACATGTCGGTaacatgtatgaattttttttataaattttttttttctactttcactttcagttTGTCCTGACGGTTACTATGGATACAAATGTAGCGCCAAGTGTTCCTGTGAAAATGGCGCCAACTGTAGTAAATCTGACGGAAGATGTGATTGTCCCCCAGGTTATATTGGAGCAAGCTGTTCTCAGAGTAAGTTGCAGACACCGCTGCTTATATTTTTGATGTAAATATCTACATCTGTACTTCCTCTGTACCATGCAATATGAAAATAGCTAGAGTTAGAGTTTCCTACCTTTGCTATCTATATAATATTCTATCTTCTTGTATCTTTTTTACACAAACACACAATTTAATGTGTGCaatctattaaaaataatgataaaaaaaaagagccAACTGTTCATCGTTGTGTTTGTGACGTCAGGTTGTCCCGAGGGTTATTACGGAAAGCACTGCAATATGACCTGTTCCTGTGACCTCACACAATTCTGTCATCCATCCTTCGGCTGTATCAGTGAGTTTATATTTACTGCtactttaaaatttatctttgtAACCGTAAATGGGACCACTAAAGTCGTGAGGCTACAGCACGGACATCTTTGCTTACCAGGTAGCGAAGATGTAGCACCAATTTTGTGATCTAATCATATCACTACTAAAAAGTTTAATTGTCAAGTTTTTGCATTTCTCACCTTATGTTTAAAGAAAcgtataatttttcaaattaaagatataaagaAGAAATGAGCCAGAATACCATTTCGGATAAATAAGTAACGTTCAGTTACATTAATAGgttgatatattttcttttgtatttttcaatatataaaatgaaagtgtaAAGAAAACACTTTTATCTGAAACTAATTAGTTTATTTACCTCAAGTTTATGATATATGAATGTATGAACACGAAAATTTCAAACCCTAGACAATATTTCtgcataatttcttttttccataATCTTTTCACCAGATCAACCAAACATCGCCAAGGTAGTGAATAACGTAGAGGAGGCGTCTGCCAGCGGTCTAATTACCGGAATCATTCTAGCCGTCATTGCTTTGACACTTATAATCGTCATCATGGTCATCTATTACAAGCGTCGAGTCGGGCGTCTAAAGTCTGAGAACCGCGCAGTGATGCATTACATACAATCCACTGAAGGAACCGACGCAGGTGATTATACCAAGATTTTGATTACGTTTATGGAttatatttgtattgttttgCATTTGTGCATACATTGAAAAAGGGGAAAACAGAATGAAATGAACGAAAATTGCATCCCCTAACCATATCTCTTTGGATTTATTTTGGCCTTGAATTTATTTAGAAGCGTTGcagaaatacaaataaaatgcactgtttaattaaaagcatgggataatatatacattgaataaaatttatataaatgaatagaaataaacaaatcaacaaaaattggATGTCAAAATCCCTCACCATTTATTTGATGAATTTGAATATGCTTAGAACTTGAagcttttttatatacatgtattccaatTTTATTTAGTACCAAACTAGAGATATCTGTCTGACTAATGTCTTTTTTGTTTATCGTTTGAACAGACGGCAATTTACCAGTTGTTGGAATAACAAACCCCGTGTATACATCGGACAATCAGAATGTTTCTAATATTGAGCGGGAAATACATCGCCAGCAGCAACAGAGCAACTACCAACGCGCAACTTCCTGTAACCAGAACGAGGTTGCATGTAGTAGCCCTATCAATGACCTAACGGTTGCCAAAAACGTGAGTCTTCCGGTAAATGGAGCATGCGCATCAGGATCTTTGTATGATGACGACAACGACTCAGACAGATATACAACGCTGAAAGATATCCAAGCTAAACTTGACGAAATCAATATAACAGGTAGATGATCTTCAGTAGAATTTTTGAGTGTTTTACTAAATTTACACTTGCAGCAAGTTTGCAGTTGTATTCTGAATAGAGAAGCCATAACTCAATACATATAAAACGTGCAATCAATATTTGATGACTTATTAGCATTGCATTAAACTGTGTAGTGTTAATTTAACTCAAAATAACTGAAATATATAATTCAGGTttttcagaaactaatttcATTAATAACATAGGTACTAAAAACACTAcagttttattgaaaaaaaaaatagatataccCGGCACTCAagtactttgattgtttttGACATCACTTTATACATACAAACTTAAAGAAGtgaaagtaaaaattaataaaaaaaaaccgtttatttttttttcttagaatcGATTTGTTCGTTACTAATAACAACAGTAGATGATATTGAATACGACAATATTCAACCTCACGTTCAAATATGTTCTAAACTCCTATAGCTGTTAATGAAGAGTTAGATAAGTAAAATAACATGAATTTATTCCTctttctttctaaaaaaaacgaATATCATCAATAATTGGCAGTATATGTTTTGAATACTAGTAATGTTCACTAATTAACACTGAGCAATCCTCATACTTACTGACAgtttttgaattgttttgacGTTACTGTGAAACTAACAAAGAAACACTTAACCTTTCTATTCCAGAAAACGCGGCCTGTGCCAAATTGGATGCCAAACATGGAAATATGTACAACAATCTTAAGGTCAACTTAGATGACCTTGAAGCCCCCAAAAGACAAAATATACCTGACTATGACAACGTATCAATAGGTTTGTGTTTTCACCAGCTGTTTAGATTAGATCTATCAATACATCTGTTTAGATAATATCTAATAGTATATCTGATTCCATGCTTCATTACATCTTTCAACAGCACTCACTATATTAGTTTGGTTTATGTGTTTGCCCTGGATATTAAACAATGTTAATTACATTATCCAACCATTTTTGGCCACATTTgttttgtgaatatttttttttcatttgtatatatatatatatatatatattataggcCTTATGGATCAAAAAATGTAATACAAACAGGtcaaaatcaatttcaatgaaaacaaataaacagtCAATATGGTTCATTTGCAGATTCTACAAGTTCAATTGATTCAATTGAATTCGAAAAGAGACATAATAGAGAGTTGTTTCAACAAGATTGATTTAATTCAAGGTAGttaggtatatatttttttcttaaatcttgGAAAGCATGCGGTTAAATTGGTTACAGGAGAAGTTGGACGAATTGAAAGTAGATCCTATTTTTTTCAGCTTTTTCACCGTAGCTGTTTTATAAAGATACTCTATGACTAAAATTCTGCTGTTCAAATTTATTATGATAATCCTTGAAATGACAATTGTTCAGCATAAACAAttgtatttagatttttaagaaaacataaaaggCACAGAACATCAAAAACATTGTCCTTCTTTTATGTTTATTTGCGTTTTTAATGaagatttccttttttttaattgctacTTGTCAAGTTCAGCAAAGTTGAACTTTTTGGAAATCATAAActgatatatttaaattatcacCGAAAAAACTTTCTTGATCACTCTTCCAGGAATGGTAACTGCTAGGTTTGGTATATACCTTTGTAATGGCATTACAAGATACGTCATTGAATGATAAATCTCGATTTTCTAAAAGTAAACTACTGCTCAGAGACCTTCACCTTTTTCCTTTAGAAAGAGACCTTACCTTTCCTTTTAGAAAGAGACATTTACCTTTAGAAAGATACTTTACCTTTAGAAAGATACTTTACCTTTAGAAAGAGACTTTTACCTTTAGAAAGAGACCTTCACCTTCACCTTTAGAAAATTACCTTGACATTTAAAGAGACCTTTACCTTTACCTTTAGAAAGAGAACTTTACCTTTAGAAGGATACTTTTACCTTTACCTTTAGAAGGAAACTTTTACCTTTCGAACGAGACCTTTGCCTTTACCATTAGAAAGAGACCGCAGATATGCCTAGGGTTTACTTTTAATGAATACAGTTAAGATTATTTCAAGTAATTACTTTCTGCCAATGTATGTTTTCATGCTGTACGGGACATTACCTTTTAAGTCATTTTTAAGCCGAATGATAGGTGAACAATTTGATTACTTCTTGataaacttaaaaacgatacagAAACGCTACTTCATGATAAGCTTTACTTACATTGTGATTGCACcaaatacaattaaataaatataattttcatgtttatttcatGTATCAATCTTTAAGTCCATTTAAGGACTTTTGCATGAAATTGGTACTGGTGATAAAACTTGCAtgaaattataaggaatgaattgattatattttcatagatATAAGCTTTCTTTACAGCATAACATGATTCAGGACAAAGGTTGATAGattgttttattttgctttgtttttggtgtatttttttttcaaaggaaaacaaacacaatgcatttttttttaacgtattttatgatattttagttttctgaaTTAATAAGTAAGCTTTGTTTAATTAGAGCATAGTATTACTTTATAAAGTTAtattacaggttttttttccagaatGATAATAACCCTATAGTTTCTGAAGATAATCATATCAGAAATGTGTTGAATGCCCCAATACataatcacacaattatagtcATGCATCAGTAATATACGCACGGTGctttatttattcatcacataAACCACCATATCAGTATACATAGGCAAGCAAAACATAGTCTCAGTTAaagatttgatttaaaatttgatttgtattcAGTTTTTGTAAGATCAAAAGTGTAATTAATGTCAAAAGCAAACGGCTAATGGTTCTGAAAAATCCCTATtatgtttattcatttatccattcttttttttctccagaATCTGGACAATTGATTTCATCTTCCGACAATGAACATATACTACCACCAAGAGATACAAACTATGACAGTGTTAAACCCCATTCTTTTGTTAACATCAGTGATCCATTCCCAACAGGAGACAATATTCCACCTCAAACGGAAACAATGCAAAGTGTCATTCAATCAGAACTCGACGACATTGCTGAAACAAACAATGACGTAGCTGACATTACGTCATCATCATGCGCAGTCGGAAAGAAACTCTCAGAGAATGACGTCACAAATTTGTTAGATGAAATTGCGGATTTGTCATGATTATGACTTCATTttggttttgtttaattttctgggttttttttttttgtttgttttttttttttgctgctcTTGATAATAATATAGCTACTGACACGAAAGAATGTGTGGTTATAATAAAGAGCgcaaaaattgttatttttaatgtgtAACAGTGCTTTTTATTCGTGTTTAATGTATAGTGTTTGCTATGTAATGTATTACCGTTTTTAAATTATGCAGGTTCcatgattttatcattttctatggCTGTAAATCTTTCAGTACTATTGAAACATTTTATACAATTATAGCACTGTATACAGTCAAGTATCTGTGTAAGGCTTATGTTTGTTGATTTTCATGAAGCaggttatatttattatattacgATTATGTCTGTTTTTACagacattattatttttagtttgaaaatttgcagTGGAGAAAACAGTTTAAATTAAACCCCTTTTCCTCTGTTGCATGTATGTTTAATTTGGTATTGTTAATAGTTTTCCATTCGTCTAAT encodes:
- the LOC105323097 gene encoding multiple epidermal growth factor-like domains protein 10 isoform X4 — its product is MTCRRSLVQISLLALSLVSVAQGLSEGDPNVCDKTVSRSDVITKPYNKPFERCTRTWCPNVLELFRCTKCYTLYKTGYKQETQTLYRKEFHCCPGYNLVNDQCISHCTSGCVNGVCTGPDTCVCDEGWRGKDCSSNCPPDTWGPNCQKQCDCSGHGQCDPNSGHCICAAGYTGERCQTKCPEGSYGPNCQLLCQCKNGATCSVTNGACYCPPGYHGALCENRCQTGSTEVHCNSKCKCQNGAGCNTETGKCSCKPGWKGEICTQPCDEGTFGANCDSICSCYNNATCDPKVGTCNCAAGYIGEKCTEECPVGFYGEFCSKECNCENGGTCDHVTGTCRCVPGFVGPTCAIRACDDWKYGDNCNIPCQCNTTYADSCHPGTGECVCSPGYSGVTCSEPCPAPNYGDKCEKQCDCLNGALCHHVTGECQCEEGYTGQRCNQTCPHGWFGRDCSQMCTCQNGGVCHFQNGYCDCAPGFIGLHCEKPCSVGYYGYNCTQKCDCLNDGYCNPRNGECLCRPGYEGPKCENQCKRWTFGKKCGQRCECDPEHSYACGGENGECFCDPTWFGVNCKSKCKDGSWGDNCDKKCTCYNRGSCDQDTGTCICRPGYQGSDCSKACNEGYFGNSCRFQCTCATNQTCDHVTGQCISPTCPAGFTGPTCQHPCPMDRYGVRCNETCPLCKNLGVCHPKNGSCICSPGFFGPLCDKICPDGYYGYKCSAKCSCENGANCSKSDGRCDCPPGYIGASCSQSCPEGYYGKHCNMTCSCDLTQFCHPSFGCINQPNIAKVVNNVEEASASGLITGIILAVIALTLIIVIMVIYYKRRVGRLKSENRAVMHYIQSTEGTDADGNLPVVGITNPVYTSDNQNVSNIEREIHRQQQQSNYQRATSCNQNEVACSSPINDLTVAKNVSLPVNGACASGSLYDDDNDSDRYTTLKDIQAKLDEINITESGQLISSSDNEHILPPRDTNYDSVKPHSFVNISDPFPTGDNIPPQTETMQSVIQSELDDIAETNNDVADITSSSCAVGKKLSENDVTNLLDEIADLS
- the LOC105323097 gene encoding multiple epidermal growth factor-like domains protein 11 isoform X3: MTCRRSLVQISLLALSLVSVAQGLSEGDPNVCDKTVSFKKISRESYQKPYEKCTKTWCRDIRKLFRCTKCYTLYKTGYKQETQTLYRKEFHCCPGYNLVNDQCISHCTSGCVNGVCTGPDTCVCDEGWRGKDCSSNCPPDTWGPNCQKQCDCSGHGQCDPNSGHCICAAGYTGERCQTKCPEGSYGPNCQLLCQCKNGATCSVTNGACYCPPGYHGALCENRCQTGSTEVHCNSKCKCQNGAGCNTETGKCSCKPGWKGEICTQPCDEGTFGANCDSICSCYNNATCDPKVGTCNCAAGYIGEKCTEECPVGFYGEFCSKECNCENGGTCDHVTGTCRCVPGFVGPTCAIRACDDWKYGDNCNIPCQCNTTYADSCHPGTGECVCSPGYSGVTCSEPCPAPNYGDKCEKQCDCLNGALCHHVTGECQCEEGYTGQRCNQTCPHGWFGRDCSQMCTCQNGGVCHFQNGYCDCAPGFIGLHCEKPCSVGYYGYNCTQKCDCLNDGYCNPRNGECLCRPGYEGPKCENQCKRWTFGKKCGQRCECDPEHSYACGGENGECFCDPTWFGVNCKSKCKDGSWGDNCDKKCTCYNRGSCDQDTGTCICRPGYQGSDCSKACNEGYFGNSCRFQCTCATNQTCDHVTGQCISPTCPAGFTGPTCQHPCPMDRYGVRCNETCPLCKNLGVCHPKNGSCICSPGFFGPLCDKICPDGYYGYKCSAKCSCENGANCSKSDGRCDCPPGYIGASCSQSCPEGYYGKHCNMTCSCDLTQFCHPSFGCINQPNIAKVVNNVEEASASGLITGIILAVIALTLIIVIMVIYYKRRVGRLKSENRAVMHYIQSTEGTDADGNLPVVGITNPVYTSDNQNVSNIEREIHRQQQQSNYQRATSCNQNEVACSSPINDLTVAKNVSLPVNGACASGSLYDDDNDSDRYTTLKDIQAKLDEINITENAACAKLDAKHGNMYNNLKVNLDDLEAPKRQNIPDYDNVSIESGQLISSSDNEHILPPRDTNYDSVKPHSFVNISDPFPTGDNIPPQTETMQSVIQSELDDIAETNNDVADITSSSCAVGKKLSENDVTNLLDEIADLS
- the LOC105323097 gene encoding multiple epidermal growth factor-like domains protein 11 isoform X2 is translated as MTCRRSLVQISLLALSLVSVAQGLSEGDPNVCDKTVSYTSTYTKVIRVPYQKCTQTWCSNIWDFFRCTRCYTLYKTGYKQETQTLYRKEFHCCPGYNLVNDQCISHCTSGCVNGVCTGPDTCVCDEGWRGKDCSSNCPPDTWGPNCQKQCDCSGHGQCDPNSGHCICAAGYTGERCQTKCPEGSYGPNCQLLCQCKNGATCSVTNGACYCPPGYHGALCENRCQTGSTEVHCNSKCKCQNGAGCNTETGKCSCKPGWKGEICTQPCDEGTFGANCDSICSCYNNATCDPKVGTCNCAAGYIGEKCTEECPVGFYGEFCSKECNCENGGTCDHVTGTCRCVPGFVGPTCAIRACDDWKYGDNCNIPCQCNTTYADSCHPGTGECVCSPGYSGVTCSEPCPAPNYGDKCEKQCDCLNGALCHHVTGECQCEEGYTGQRCNQTCPHGWFGRDCSQMCTCQNGGVCHFQNGYCDCAPGFIGLHCEKPCSVGYYGYNCTQKCDCLNDGYCNPRNGECLCRPGYEGPKCENQCKRWTFGKKCGQRCECDPEHSYACGGENGECFCDPTWFGVNCKSKCKDGSWGDNCDKKCTCYNRGSCDQDTGTCICRPGYQGSDCSKACNEGYFGNSCRFQCTCATNQTCDHVTGQCISPTCPAGFTGPTCQHPCPMDRYGVRCNETCPLCKNLGVCHPKNGSCICSPGFFGPLCDKICPDGYYGYKCSAKCSCENGANCSKSDGRCDCPPGYIGASCSQSCPEGYYGKHCNMTCSCDLTQFCHPSFGCINQPNIAKVVNNVEEASASGLITGIILAVIALTLIIVIMVIYYKRRVGRLKSENRAVMHYIQSTEGTDADGNLPVVGITNPVYTSDNQNVSNIEREIHRQQQQSNYQRATSCNQNEVACSSPINDLTVAKNVSLPVNGACASGSLYDDDNDSDRYTTLKDIQAKLDEINITENAACAKLDAKHGNMYNNLKVNLDDLEAPKRQNIPDYDNVSIESGQLISSSDNEHILPPRDTNYDSVKPHSFVNISDPFPTGDNIPPQTETMQSVIQSELDDIAETNNDVADITSSSCAVGKKLSENDVTNLLDEIADLS
- the LOC105323097 gene encoding multiple epidermal growth factor-like domains protein 10 isoform X5, which gives rise to MTCRRSLVQISLLALSLVSVAQGLSEGDPNVCDKTVSRSDVITKPYNKPFERCTRTWCPNVLELFRCTKCYTLYKTGYKQETQTLYRKEFHCCPGYNLVNDQCISHCTSGCVNGVCTGPDTCVCDEGWRGKDCSSNCPPDTWGPNCQKQCDCSGHGQCDPNSGHCICAAGYTGERCQTKCPEGSYGPNCQLLCQCKNGATCSVTNGACYCPPGYHGALCENRCQTGSTEVHCNSKCKCQNGAGCNTETGKCSCKPGWKGEICTQPCDEGTFGANCDSICSCYNNATCDPKVGTCNCAAGYIGEKCTEECPVGFYGEFCSKECNCENGGTCDHVTGTCRCVPGFVGPTCAIRACDDWKYGDNCNIPCQCNTTYADSCHPGTGECVCSPGYSGVTCSEPCPAPNYGDKCEKQCDCLNGALCHHVTGECQCEEGYTGQRCNQTCPHGWFGRDCSQMCTCQNGGVCHFQNGYCDCAPGFIGLHCEKPCSVGYYGYNCTQKCDCLNDGYCNPRNGECLCRPGYEGPKCENQCKRWTFGKKCGQRCECDPEHSYACGGENGECFCDPTWFGVNCKSKCKDGSWGDNCDKKCTCYNRGSCDQDTGTCICRPGYQGSDCSKACNEGYFGNSCRFQCTCATNQTCDHVTGQCISPTCPAGFTGPTCQHPCPMDRYGVRCNETCPLCKNLGVCHPKNGSCICSPGFFGPLCDKICPDGYYGYKCSAKCSCENGANCSKSDGRCDCPPGYIGASCSQSCPEGYYGKHCNMTCSCDLTQFCHPSFGCINQPNIAKVVNNVEEASASGLITGIILAVIALTLIIVIMVIYYKRRVGRLKSENRAVMHYIQSTEGTDADGNLPVVGITNPVYTSDNQNVSNIEREIHRQQQQSNYQRATSCNQNEVACSSPINDLTVAKNVSLPVNGACASGSLYDDDNDSDRYTTLKDIQAKLDEINITENAACAKLDAKHGNMYNNLKVNLDDLEAPKRQNIPDYDNVSIDSTSSIDSIEFEKRHNRELFQQD
- the LOC105323097 gene encoding multiple epidermal growth factor-like domains protein 11 isoform X1 — encoded protein: MTCRRSLVQISLLALSLVSVAQGLSEGDPNVCDKTVSRSDVITKPYNKPFERCTRTWCPNVLELFRCTKCYTLYKTGYKQETQTLYRKEFHCCPGYNLVNDQCISHCTSGCVNGVCTGPDTCVCDEGWRGKDCSSNCPPDTWGPNCQKQCDCSGHGQCDPNSGHCICAAGYTGERCQTKCPEGSYGPNCQLLCQCKNGATCSVTNGACYCPPGYHGALCENRCQTGSTEVHCNSKCKCQNGAGCNTETGKCSCKPGWKGEICTQPCDEGTFGANCDSICSCYNNATCDPKVGTCNCAAGYIGEKCTEECPVGFYGEFCSKECNCENGGTCDHVTGTCRCVPGFVGPTCAIRACDDWKYGDNCNIPCQCNTTYADSCHPGTGECVCSPGYSGVTCSEPCPAPNYGDKCEKQCDCLNGALCHHVTGECQCEEGYTGQRCNQTCPHGWFGRDCSQMCTCQNGGVCHFQNGYCDCAPGFIGLHCEKPCSVGYYGYNCTQKCDCLNDGYCNPRNGECLCRPGYEGPKCENQCKRWTFGKKCGQRCECDPEHSYACGGENGECFCDPTWFGVNCKSKCKDGSWGDNCDKKCTCYNRGSCDQDTGTCICRPGYQGSDCSKACNEGYFGNSCRFQCTCATNQTCDHVTGQCISPTCPAGFTGPTCQHPCPMDRYGVRCNETCPLCKNLGVCHPKNGSCICSPGFFGPLCDKICPDGYYGYKCSAKCSCENGANCSKSDGRCDCPPGYIGASCSQSCPEGYYGKHCNMTCSCDLTQFCHPSFGCINQPNIAKVVNNVEEASASGLITGIILAVIALTLIIVIMVIYYKRRVGRLKSENRAVMHYIQSTEGTDADGNLPVVGITNPVYTSDNQNVSNIEREIHRQQQQSNYQRATSCNQNEVACSSPINDLTVAKNVSLPVNGACASGSLYDDDNDSDRYTTLKDIQAKLDEINITENAACAKLDAKHGNMYNNLKVNLDDLEAPKRQNIPDYDNVSIESGQLISSSDNEHILPPRDTNYDSVKPHSFVNISDPFPTGDNIPPQTETMQSVIQSELDDIAETNNDVADITSSSCAVGKKLSENDVTNLLDEIADLS